In the Candidatus Delongbacteria bacterium genome, GGTGATTTTCGCCGCCGGCACGGGCAACCCCTATTTCTCCACCGACACGGCGGCCGTGCTGCGCGCCAGCGAGATCCGCGCCGACGTGATCATCAAGGGCACCAAGGTGAACGGCGTCTACAGCGCCGACCCCATGACCCAGCCGGACGCGGAGTTTTTTCCCCGATTGACCTACCTTGACGTCCTGTCCAGGCGGCTGAAGGTGATGGACAGCACGGCGATCAGCCTGTGCATGGACAACCGGTTGCCCCTGCGGGTACTGAACATGAACGAGCCGGACAACCTGCGCCGGTTGATCCTGGGAGAGGACCTGGGAACCCTGATTTCCGGAGAGCGCGCATGAGCCACGACATCATCGAGAAGTGCAAGCACCACATGGACCGCGCGGTGGAAGAGGTCAAGCACACCTTCAGCTCCGTTCGGGCGGGCAAGGCCTCGCCGGCCATCCTGGACCCCATCCGGGTGGATTACTACGGCACGCCCACGCCCCTGAACCAGGTGGCCAACCTGAGTTGCCCCGAACCCCGGCTGATCGTCATCCAGCCCTGGGAGCGCAAGCTGATCTCGGCCATCGAGAAGGCGATCCAGAACTCGGACCTGAACCTGAACCCCTCCAACGACGGCATGGTGGTGCGCGTGCCGCTGCCCGAGTTGTCCGAAGAGCGGCGCCGGGACCTCGTCAAGCACGTGCACAAGCTGGCCGAGGAAGGCCGCGTGGCCGTGCGCAACGTGCGGCGCGACATGAACGAGCATCTCAAAAAGGCCCTCAAGGCCAGCGAGATCTCCGAGGACGACGAGCACCGCCTCTTGAAGGAAGTCCAGGACCTCACCGACCAGCACATCAAGAAAGTCGACGAGCTGGTGCGCGTGAAGGAAACGGACATCATGGCCGTTTAGGCAGGTTGGCGGGTGGCCGCGGAACCCGGCGGGTTCGCGCGGCGTCAAATGGCGAGTTTTTCCGCAGCGGGACCGGGCAGCCGAGTCCCGCTGCCTGATAGGGGGGCACGCGGTGCAGGAACGCATCCGCAATTTCTGCATCATCGCGCACATCGATCACGGCAAATCCACCATTGCCGATCGCCTGCTCGAGTTGACCGGCACGCTGCCGCCGCTCCAAATGCGCAAGCAGGTGCTGGACGACATGGAACTGGAGCAGGAGCGCGGCATCACCATCAAGGCCCACCCGGTGGCCATGAACTACCTGGCCGCCGACGGTGTCAGCTACCGGCTGAATCTCATCGACACCCCGGGCCACGTGGACTTCGCCTACGAAGTCAGCCGCAGCCTGGCCGCCTGCGAAGGCGCGCTGCTGGTGGTGGACGCCGCCCAAGGCGTCGAGGCCCAGACGCTGGCCAACCTCTACTCGGCCGTGGCCCAGGGCCTGGAGATCATTCCCGTGGTGAACAAGATTGACCTGCCCGGCGCCCAGACCGAGCAAGTCGTGCACCAGATCACCGAGCTGATCGGCTGCGAGGCCGACGACGTGGTGAAGGTGAGCGCCAAGACCGGCCTCAACTGCCAACTGCTGCTCGAGGAGATCGTCCGCCGGGTGCCCGCCCCCCGGGGCAGCCTGGAGGCGCCGCTGCGCGCGCTGATCTTCGACTCCCTCTACGACAATTACCGCGGCGCCGTGGGTTACGTGCGCGTGGTGGACGGCACCGTGGCCGCGGGCGCCGAGCTGCGCTCCATGCACAAGCCGCGGGATTTCCAGATCGACGAAGTGGGCACGCTGACCATGAAGCGCATTCCCGGCCAGATCCTCACGGCCGGCGAGGTGGGCTACGTCATCCTGGGCTCCAAGGACGTCAAGGACGCCCGCGTGGGGGACACGCTCACCCTGCGCCGGGGCGGCGCCACCCAGGCGCTGGAGGGCTACGCCGAAGTCAAGCCCATGGTGTTCTCGGGCCTCTACCCCGTCTCCGCCGACGACTACGAGGAGCTGCGCGACGCGCTGGCCAAGCTCTGCCTCAACGACTCGGCCCTGGTCTACACGCCGGAAACCAGCCTGGCCCTGGGCTTCGGTTTCCGCTGCGGCTTCCTGGGCCTCCTGCACATGGAGATCATCCAGGAGCGGCTGGACCGCGAGTACGACCTGGACATCATCACCACCATGCCCAACGTGGAGTACCTGGTCAAGCAGCCGGGCAAGCCCGAGGAGGTGGTGGACAACCCGGCGGACTTCCCACGCGGGGAGAAGCTCGAGTACGTGCGCGAGCCCTTCATCAAGGCCACGATCATCACGCCCGTCGAGTTCATCGGCAACATCATGAAGCTGGCCATGGACCGCCGCGGGATCTTCAAGTCCACCGAGTACCTGGACACCACGCGCGCCTCGCTGGTCTACGAGTTCCCGCTGGCCGAGATCGTGTTCGACTTCTACGACCGCCTCAAGACCATGTCCAAGGGCTA is a window encoding:
- the lepA gene encoding translation elongation factor 4 encodes the protein MQERIRNFCIIAHIDHGKSTIADRLLELTGTLPPLQMRKQVLDDMELEQERGITIKAHPVAMNYLAADGVSYRLNLIDTPGHVDFAYEVSRSLAACEGALLVVDAAQGVEAQTLANLYSAVAQGLEIIPVVNKIDLPGAQTEQVVHQITELIGCEADDVVKVSAKTGLNCQLLLEEIVRRVPAPRGSLEAPLRALIFDSLYDNYRGAVGYVRVVDGTVAAGAELRSMHKPRDFQIDEVGTLTMKRIPGQILTAGEVGYVILGSKDVKDARVGDTLTLRRGGATQALEGYAEVKPMVFSGLYPVSADDYEELRDALAKLCLNDSALVYTPETSLALGFGFRCGFLGLLHMEIIQERLDREYDLDIITTMPNVEYLVKQPGKPEEVVDNPADFPRGEKLEYVREPFIKATIITPVEFIGNIMKLAMDRRGIFKSTEYLDTTRASLVYEFPLAEIVFDFYDRLKTMSKGYASYDYELLDFRESQLKRLDIMINGEPVDSLSMIVHLDKAWDWGNKMCIKLKELIPRQLFEVAIQGALGTKVIARTTVKAMRKNVTAKCYGGDISRKRKLLEKQKEGKKRMKQVGSVEIPQEAFLAMLKIER
- the frr gene encoding ribosome recycling factor — translated: MSHDIIEKCKHHMDRAVEEVKHTFSSVRAGKASPAILDPIRVDYYGTPTPLNQVANLSCPEPRLIVIQPWERKLISAIEKAIQNSDLNLNPSNDGMVVRVPLPELSEERRRDLVKHVHKLAEEGRVAVRNVRRDMNEHLKKALKASEISEDDEHRLLKEVQDLTDQHIKKVDELVRVKETDIMAV